One region of Polypterus senegalus isolate Bchr_013 chromosome 11, ASM1683550v1, whole genome shotgun sequence genomic DNA includes:
- the rhno1 gene encoding RAD9, HUS1, RAD1-interacting nuclear orphan protein 1, whose product MPGRKKRICNIRKPSLLFLESPLDGDRHTCGIPVQSALNPKHVPALPVDQNSSALGWVKSQFESGEQLQFPPRRQKRYHTESTSSYGTSFSISRISKTKKSSVCKFPALSFNEVSEVLQHQKCVPRAGEPILRNKALLTCKVTEDESFLSRSKNTSVFQKGGQEAKKLAPNEAKKYTINDDGQLREPENSTRFGDLSTDDAYTPPTVYTPVANLCSSVEEHHKHSPVVDLRFLNYITQTPCAVHNNDILVQDTPEKEYGLKVTWRRRKTVMKYLKDRGKLSRSEILVNADVK is encoded by the exons ATGCCTGGCAGGAAGAAACGAATCTGTAATATAAGAAAGCCATCTCTGCTGTTCTTAGAAAGTCCACTAGATGGTGATAGACATACATGTGGCATTCCTGTTCAATCAGCACTTAACCCTAAACATGTTCCAGCTTTGCCAGTTGACCAAAATTCATCTGCACTCGGCTGG gTTAAATCTCAGTTTGAATCAGGAGAGCAGTTGCAGTTTCCACCTCGAAGACAGAAAAGGTATCATACAGAAAGCACTTCAAGTTATGGAACCTCTTTTAGTATCAGCAGGATTTCCAAGACAAAGAAATCAAGTGTTTGTAAGTTCCCAGCATTGAGTTTTAATGAGGTCTCTGAAGTCCTACAACATCAAAAGTGTGTCCCAAGAGCTGGTGAACCCATCCTACGAAATAAGGCTTTGCTTACATGTAAGGTAACTGAGGATGAGAGTTTTCTATCTCGGTCCAAAAACACTTCTGTGTTTCAGAAAGGTGGCCAAGAAGCTAAGAAACTGGCACCAAATGAGGCTAAAAAGTATACAATAAACGATGACGGACAATTGAGGGAGCCAGAAAACTCGACAAGATTTGGAGACCTTAGTACGGATGATGCATATACTCCCCCAACTGTCTATACTCCAGTTGCAAATCTGTGTTCATCCGTTgaggagcatcacaaacattctcCTGTTGTGGATTTAAGATTTTTGAATTATATAACCCAAACACCATGTGCAGTGCACAACAATGACATCTTAGTTCAAGATACTCCTGAAAAAGAATATGGATTAAAGGTGACCTGGCGGAGGAGGAAGACGGTGATGAAATATCTGAAAGACAGAGGGAAGCTGAGCAGAAGTGAAATATTAGTGAACGCTGATGTGAAATAA